In Saccharolobus solfataricus, a genomic segment contains:
- a CDS encoding long-chain fatty acid--CoA ligase, producing the protein MNQSILYDRPWFKYWPPRLPKTLDYPKVPLFNIVEVSSQRYPNKTAIIYYGNRITYKELWESIIKFSAFLSNKLGVRKGDRIALFMPNSIQWIIAYFGILRANAILVPINPLLAEDELNYILKDSGSVGVVTLSSYLSKVMKAKENTQVKWVIAGRFKDYLPDNPEIKVHPLMLREPELSNDVIPWKETLRNNYTPPSVEVDAEDIAVIPYTSGTTGVPKGCIHTHSTIWPTILGSVIWNTLAPSAVVLTSLPVFHVTGFIHSLNAPLYVGSTMVLLSIWDREAALDAIAKYRVTHWTNISTMVVDLLATPGIEKRDLSSLMLVGGGGAPMPEAVARKLKELTGLDYIEGYGLTETMSQTHVNPPQRPKLQCLGIPHFGVDALIIDPSTGEVLPPNREGEIVVRCPSLFKGYWNKEEETRKSFITINGLEYFRTGDLGYMDDEGYFFILDRVKRMINRAGYKVWPTKVENKLYQHPAVLEACVVATPDPRVNEEVKAYIVLKPEYKGKITADEIREWCKQHMSAYEYPRIIEFVDSLPKSGSGKILWRVLQEKEKGANK; encoded by the coding sequence ATGAATCAAAGTATATTATATGATAGACCCTGGTTTAAATACTGGCCACCTAGATTACCAAAGACCTTAGATTACCCAAAAGTTCCCCTATTCAATATTGTTGAGGTCTCTTCACAGAGATATCCTAATAAAACTGCCATAATATATTATGGTAATAGAATAACGTATAAGGAGTTATGGGAAAGTATAATCAAGTTTTCAGCATTTCTAAGTAATAAGCTTGGAGTAAGAAAAGGAGATAGAATAGCATTATTTATGCCGAATTCGATACAGTGGATCATAGCCTATTTTGGAATCCTAAGGGCTAATGCAATATTGGTTCCAATAAATCCATTATTAGCAGAAGATGAGCTCAACTACATCCTTAAGGACTCTGGATCGGTTGGAGTGGTGACCTTATCCTCATATCTTAGCAAGGTAATGAAAGCCAAAGAGAATACTCAAGTTAAATGGGTTATTGCGGGTAGGTTTAAGGACTATCTTCCAGATAACCCAGAAATAAAGGTTCATCCACTGATGCTTAGGGAACCAGAGTTAAGTAATGACGTAATCCCTTGGAAGGAAACTTTAAGAAACAATTATACCCCTCCATCAGTTGAAGTAGATGCAGAAGATATTGCAGTGATTCCATACACTTCAGGTACAACGGGAGTTCCAAAGGGTTGTATTCACACCCATTCAACCATATGGCCTACGATTTTAGGTTCAGTTATCTGGAACACATTGGCACCTTCCGCAGTAGTCCTAACGTCCTTACCCGTATTTCATGTGACTGGTTTTATTCATAGCTTGAACGCTCCATTATATGTTGGGAGTACAATGGTTTTACTGTCTATTTGGGATAGGGAGGCAGCCTTAGATGCGATAGCGAAGTACAGAGTTACCCATTGGACTAACATATCCACAATGGTCGTAGACTTGTTAGCGACACCAGGCATAGAAAAGAGAGATCTGAGTTCCCTAATGTTAGTAGGAGGAGGAGGTGCTCCAATGCCTGAGGCTGTTGCTAGAAAGTTAAAGGAGTTAACTGGATTAGATTATATAGAGGGTTATGGATTAACCGAAACTATGTCTCAAACTCACGTTAATCCTCCACAGAGGCCTAAGTTACAGTGTCTAGGGATTCCACATTTTGGAGTTGACGCTTTAATAATAGATCCATCAACTGGCGAAGTGCTTCCACCTAATAGAGAGGGGGAAATAGTAGTTAGATGTCCCAGTTTATTTAAGGGTTATTGGAATAAGGAGGAGGAAACTAGGAAGTCGTTTATAACTATAAATGGTTTAGAGTATTTCAGAACTGGAGATCTCGGATATATGGACGATGAGGGGTATTTCTTTATCCTTGATAGGGTAAAGAGAATGATAAATAGGGCAGGTTACAAGGTATGGCCGACCAAAGTAGAAAATAAGTTATACCAGCATCCGGCAGTTTTAGAAGCGTGCGTAGTTGCAACACCAGATCCAAGGGTCAATGAGGAAGTTAAGGCATATATAGTACTAAAGCCAGAATATAAGGGAAAAATAACTGCTGATGAAATAAGGGAGTGGTGTAAACAACATATGAGTGCTTATGAATACCCCAGAATTATAGAATTCGTTGATTCATTGCCGAAAAGTGGATCTGGGAAAATATTATGGAGAGTGCTTCAAGAGAAAGAAAAAGGAGCTAATAAGTAA
- a CDS encoding CoxG family protein: MEFKGTFDVKRTIEAVKGFLINPKQFAECLTGLQSYETNNNVFKAIFKLDVSQMKIPHMTTLTASINANIIEKENSVEINGDGRSAGVGIKFNIILGLKKDEGITRVNWFAKINLGMLSRLLGEENIRRIAEPNINHIINCISSKLSY; encoded by the coding sequence ATGGAGTTTAAGGGAACTTTTGATGTAAAGAGAACTATAGAGGCCGTCAAGGGATTTTTAATTAATCCAAAACAGTTCGCTGAATGCCTAACTGGATTGCAGAGCTATGAGACAAATAATAATGTATTTAAGGCAATTTTTAAACTAGATGTGTCACAAATGAAAATACCTCATATGACTACATTAACCGCTTCCATAAATGCCAATATCATTGAAAAAGAGAATAGTGTAGAGATAAACGGTGACGGTAGATCAGCAGGGGTGGGAATAAAATTTAACATTATCTTGGGATTGAAGAAAGATGAAGGGATAACTAGAGTGAATTGGTTTGCCAAGATAAATCTCGGGATGTTATCTAGACTTTTAGGGGAGGAGAATATTAGAAGAATAGCTGAGCCTAACATAAATCATATAATAAATTGTATTTCTTCGAAATTATCCTATTAA
- a CDS encoding FAD-dependent oxidoreductase — MEIKSTVTVIGGGVSGLFTALDLALRGIDVTLVDRGDIGYGTSGKFHGLLHSGARYAVTDPDSARECIQENKIISKIAPHTVKDTGGVFLGITDDDLQFSETFIKALNKVGIESKVIDVKEVLQKEPFINRDTKMAIWVPDKVVYGYDLLASVAITASLNGAKILTYNEVVEIIRENNNVKGVKVLDKINNNTNVIKSDIIVNTAGPWSFNIIKMAGLEEIPIMPTAGIIVVFDKRVNNMVINRLRPPSDGDIIVPYADSSILGTTATIIEDPDNFTISDEDIAMLVNEGAYLIPKLKNMRVVRSYASVRPLIKSEVSAREASRDFRIIDHEKENGLSGLVSVIGGKFTTGRLAGERVADLVSSKLGIKSASKTATTKLLSPNDINLLNYAEKIRLPKVIVRSILDRKGSLDEERYLSSLYILLSLISRGTM, encoded by the coding sequence ATGGAGATTAAATCCACGGTAACTGTAATTGGTGGAGGAGTTAGTGGTTTATTTACCGCCTTAGACTTAGCACTGAGAGGAATTGATGTAACGCTAGTGGATAGAGGTGATATAGGATATGGGACTTCTGGGAAATTTCACGGTCTTCTTCATAGTGGGGCTAGATATGCTGTAACTGATCCAGATTCGGCTAGGGAGTGCATTCAAGAAAATAAAATAATTTCAAAGATAGCTCCTCATACAGTGAAAGATACTGGTGGAGTATTTCTTGGCATCACTGATGACGACTTACAGTTCTCTGAAACTTTCATAAAAGCGTTAAATAAAGTGGGGATTGAGAGCAAAGTCATAGACGTTAAGGAGGTATTACAAAAAGAGCCATTCATTAATAGGGACACAAAGATGGCTATATGGGTTCCCGATAAGGTGGTTTACGGTTATGACTTATTGGCAAGCGTTGCAATTACTGCATCGTTAAATGGAGCGAAAATTTTAACGTACAATGAGGTAGTTGAAATCATAAGAGAAAATAATAACGTTAAGGGAGTTAAGGTTTTAGATAAAATAAATAACAATACTAACGTGATAAAATCTGACATCATAGTTAACACAGCTGGACCTTGGTCATTCAATATAATAAAGATGGCTGGTTTAGAGGAAATACCTATAATGCCAACTGCGGGAATTATAGTCGTGTTTGATAAAAGGGTTAATAATATGGTAATCAATAGGCTGAGACCACCCTCTGATGGAGATATAATTGTCCCATACGCTGACTCATCAATTTTAGGAACTACTGCTACTATTATTGAGGATCCAGACAATTTCACCATATCGGATGAGGATATTGCCATGCTAGTAAATGAGGGAGCATATCTAATACCAAAATTAAAGAATATGAGGGTAGTTAGGTCATACGCTTCTGTAAGGCCATTAATTAAGAGCGAAGTCTCGGCTAGGGAGGCTTCAAGAGACTTTAGAATAATAGATCATGAGAAGGAGAATGGACTAAGTGGACTAGTATCCGTAATAGGCGGTAAGTTCACTACGGGAAGACTAGCTGGAGAAAGAGTGGCTGATTTAGTTTCCTCAAAACTAGGGATTAAGAGTGCAAGCAAGACAGCTACTACTAAGTTGCTCAGCCCTAATGATATTAACTTATTAAATTACGCTGAAAAAATTAGGCTACCTAAAGTAATAGTAAGGAGCATTCTGGATCGTAAAGGATCCTTAGATGAAGAAAGGTATTTAAGTTCGCTATATATCCTCCTATCGCTAATTTCTAGAGGGACGATGTAG
- a CDS encoding metal-dependent hydrolase family protein — MDLGIKNGNVFNGKGVVGKVNIYVKDGKIVEISKENKQAKIEIDAKDMFVMPGLIDAHIHLTGIKGGSLLKTMFEKPEYRVLRASKWLEKLLLAGFTTVRDCGETISLALKRGVSEGIINGPRIIAAGKPISQTFGHGELSHDVPLEFSMALSFSEFCDGVESCIRASRKVLRDGADFIKIFATGGVLSQRDRPEHPQLSYEEISAIVNEAEKINTYVAAHAHGDKGARIAVEAGIKTLEHGTLLRDETLKLMRERNVTLTPTLTIQELIYKYGKQIGVDEWGLQKINEVRESVVNVVKKAEEYGVMIITGTDLGFETGLEEIDIGKNWMESVLLVERGGLSTISSLRASTYNSAFAIGINAGAIEVGKDADIIVIDGDPTENIRDLSKVRRVVKNGKLTVEDGKFL; from the coding sequence TTGGATTTAGGAATAAAGAATGGTAACGTATTTAATGGTAAAGGAGTTGTGGGAAAGGTTAATATTTACGTAAAGGATGGTAAAATTGTAGAGATATCTAAAGAGAATAAGCAAGCTAAAATTGAGATCGATGCCAAAGATATGTTTGTAATGCCCGGGCTAATAGATGCGCATATTCACCTTACTGGTATTAAAGGAGGGAGTTTGTTAAAAACAATGTTTGAGAAACCAGAGTATAGAGTGTTAAGGGCTTCTAAGTGGCTAGAGAAATTGCTGTTAGCTGGGTTCACTACTGTTAGAGATTGTGGCGAAACAATATCATTAGCTCTAAAGAGAGGCGTGAGTGAAGGGATAATAAATGGACCCAGAATTATTGCAGCGGGAAAGCCTATAAGTCAAACTTTCGGACATGGCGAACTAAGTCATGATGTTCCCTTAGAGTTTTCGATGGCATTAAGTTTTTCAGAATTTTGTGACGGAGTAGAATCATGTATTCGCGCATCAAGGAAAGTTTTAAGAGATGGAGCTGACTTTATTAAAATATTTGCTACTGGAGGAGTATTATCACAAAGAGATAGGCCGGAACACCCACAGCTGAGCTACGAGGAGATTAGTGCAATAGTTAATGAAGCTGAAAAAATAAATACTTATGTTGCTGCTCACGCTCATGGGGATAAAGGAGCCAGAATCGCTGTTGAGGCTGGGATAAAGACATTAGAGCATGGAACTCTACTTAGGGACGAGACATTAAAGCTTATGAGAGAGAGAAATGTAACCTTAACACCCACGCTTACAATCCAAGAATTAATATATAAATATGGTAAGCAAATAGGAGTTGATGAGTGGGGGCTACAAAAGATCAACGAAGTAAGAGAGAGCGTTGTAAATGTAGTTAAAAAGGCAGAGGAGTATGGAGTCATGATAATAACTGGAACGGATTTGGGTTTTGAAACTGGATTAGAGGAAATAGATATAGGTAAAAATTGGATGGAAAGTGTGCTCTTGGTAGAAAGAGGAGGTTTATCTACAATTAGTTCATTAAGAGCCTCAACCTATAATTCGGCGTTTGCCATTGGAATTAACGCTGGAGCCATAGAAGTGGGGAAGGATGCCGATATCATAGTAATAGATGGAGATCCAACTGAAAACATAAGGGATCTATCTAAAGTTAGAAGAGTAGTTAAAAACGGTAAGTTAACTGTAGAAGATGGTAAGTTCTTGTAA
- a CDS encoding MFS transporter encodes MKDETKVSIAAMIGIAFEFYDFLIFGFVSSILASLFFPSTNKIVSLLDTLAVFATGFAGRPLGAIVFGHLGDKIGRKYTLIVTMSLMGLSSLFTGLLPSYAVLGILAPTLLTVLRLLQGFSLGGEFGGGITLSAEFAKPTNRAFYIGIAQMAQGVGPLMATGLIFIFSSIMSPPAFASTGWRILFIIGAFIAVIGVIIRLKISESPVFKNVREMGQISKFPLAEAFRLYWKRILLGLGFIIGGTTLTYATSVFAASYLETVIGVPAKTVSLALTIGYIVEAICILAFSLLADKIGRKPMMITTAVGLLILVYPYFYLISTGQFSLILLAQILYSTIGSFSTAAYAAALTELFPTKVRYTALSFDYHVGVAVFGGTTPFIASYLIYATGYKLAPVYWGIAGMVITLIAYLLYKETKGTIFEGQERVR; translated from the coding sequence ATGAAAGATGAAACTAAAGTTTCCATAGCTGCCATGATAGGTATCGCCTTCGAGTTTTATGATTTTTTAATATTTGGTTTCGTATCGAGTATTCTGGCTAGCTTGTTCTTTCCATCAACCAACAAGATAGTATCTTTGTTAGATACATTAGCAGTTTTCGCTACGGGATTTGCAGGTAGACCGTTGGGCGCTATAGTATTCGGCCACCTTGGTGACAAGATAGGAAGGAAATATACCCTAATTGTAACTATGTCGTTAATGGGGTTATCATCCTTGTTTACTGGTTTATTGCCAAGCTATGCAGTATTGGGAATCTTAGCTCCTACGTTATTAACAGTTTTAAGGCTTCTCCAAGGTTTTTCTTTAGGAGGCGAATTCGGTGGTGGTATAACATTATCTGCCGAGTTTGCTAAACCCACTAATAGAGCTTTTTATATAGGAATTGCTCAGATGGCTCAAGGAGTAGGACCCTTAATGGCTACTGGATTAATATTCATTTTTAGTAGTATTATGTCTCCTCCTGCTTTTGCCTCTACTGGTTGGAGAATACTTTTCATAATTGGAGCATTTATTGCTGTAATTGGAGTAATTATTAGATTAAAAATTTCAGAATCACCAGTTTTCAAGAACGTTAGGGAAATGGGCCAGATATCAAAATTCCCCCTTGCTGAAGCATTCAGACTCTACTGGAAGAGAATATTATTAGGTTTAGGATTTATTATAGGTGGAACTACGTTAACTTATGCTACTAGTGTTTTCGCGGCTTCTTATTTAGAAACTGTAATAGGAGTACCAGCGAAGACTGTTTCATTAGCGTTAACAATAGGATATATTGTGGAAGCTATATGTATACTTGCATTTTCACTACTGGCTGATAAGATAGGGAGGAAACCAATGATGATAACTACCGCAGTCGGTCTATTAATTCTTGTGTATCCGTACTTCTACTTAATTTCTACCGGTCAGTTCTCATTAATATTATTAGCTCAAATTTTATACTCAACAATAGGCTCATTTTCAACTGCAGCTTATGCTGCTGCCTTAACTGAACTGTTTCCAACTAAAGTTAGATATACGGCATTATCCTTCGACTATCATGTAGGAGTTGCAGTTTTTGGAGGTACAACACCATTTATTGCAAGTTATTTAATATACGCTACAGGTTATAAGCTAGCTCCGGTATATTGGGGTATAGCAGGGATGGTAATAACATTAATAGCCTATTTGTTATATAAGGAGACTAAGGGGACAATATTTGAAGGGCAGGAAAGAGTAAGGTGA
- a CDS encoding nucleotidyltransferase domain-containing protein produces MGKAKSALKSQVELVKVAIEFINDISNEIRIEDVYVVGSRARGDYLETSDIDLVIISRDFEGLRYIDRLEKLGKHLRARVEFFAFTPEEWKEPKSLLIKEMKKEAKRLEDLAKEIGLSFLNN; encoded by the coding sequence ATGGGTAAGGCGAAATCTGCATTAAAAAGTCAAGTTGAATTGGTAAAGGTTGCAATAGAATTTATTAATGATATAAGTAATGAAATTAGAATTGAAGATGTGTACGTAGTGGGTTCTAGGGCCAGAGGAGATTACTTAGAGACGAGTGACATAGATTTAGTCATAATATCACGAGACTTTGAAGGCTTAAGGTATATTGATAGGCTTGAAAAACTTGGAAAGCACTTGAGAGCACGCGTAGAATTCTTTGCTTTTACACCCGAAGAATGGAAGGAGCCTAAATCTCTTTTGATTAAAGAAATGAAAAAAGAAGCTAAGAGACTAGAGGATCTAGCAAAAGAAATTGGGTTGTCTTTTTTAAATAATTAG
- a CDS encoding HEPN domain-containing protein, whose product MREEAQKWFRQALEDLATAKDTITTGHYYASAFWAEQAAEKALKALLIENGKIERTHDLNQLLYVIKEEIGLPVEEIRSEVNKLTLHYTISRYPDAANTIPYSLYTKEDAEELVKKAEKVIEWVRRNLH is encoded by the coding sequence ATGAGAGAAGAGGCACAAAAATGGTTTAGACAAGCCTTAGAGGATTTGGCAACGGCTAAAGACACCATTACGACTGGTCACTATTATGCTTCAGCCTTTTGGGCAGAGCAAGCTGCTGAGAAAGCTCTAAAGGCCCTCTTGATAGAGAATGGAAAGATCGAGAGGACACACGATTTAAACCAATTATTATATGTAATAAAGGAGGAGATAGGATTGCCAGTAGAGGAGATAAGGAGCGAAGTAAACAAACTTACTTTGCATTACACTATCTCTAGGTATCCAGATGCGGCGAATACAATACCTTACTCGTTGTACACTAAGGAAGATGCTGAGGAGTTAGTAAAAAAAGCGGAAAAAGTGATAGAATGGGTAAGGCGAAATCTGCATTAA
- a CDS encoding metallophosphoesterase family protein codes for MREISIEWDGKILILSDIHYPYCNTEEINKIMLSEKPSLTVLLGDIVVSKSEDYRNFINSLKIRKNIIYVRGDEDKFRGDFDLVKIKNNGRRFILLHGHQYFNESDEYSIAKILKKINDNIPPFLFCIFFRIMLMNFNATIILGHSHALRYFKSINCVNAGTLSNVENLYNDRGYVVIEKGNVKLVQSKT; via the coding sequence TTGAGAGAGATTTCCATTGAATGGGACGGTAAGATATTGATTCTATCTGACATTCATTACCCCTACTGCAATACGGAAGAGATAAATAAAATAATGCTATCTGAGAAACCCTCCCTTACTGTTCTCTTAGGGGATATAGTTGTCTCTAAAAGCGAGGATTATAGAAATTTTATCAATAGCCTAAAAATCAGAAAGAATATAATCTATGTTAGAGGTGATGAAGATAAGTTTAGAGGAGATTTTGATTTAGTCAAGATTAAGAATAATGGTAGACGTTTTATTCTCCTTCATGGTCATCAATACTTTAATGAAAGTGATGAATATAGTATAGCCAAAATCTTAAAGAAAATAAATGATAATATTCCACCCTTTCTCTTCTGTATATTTTTTAGAATTATGCTCATGAATTTCAATGCTACGATAATATTAGGTCACTCTCACGCATTAAGGTATTTTAAGAGTATTAATTGCGTAAATGCGGGTACTTTGTCTAATGTAGAAAATTTATACAATGATAGGGGTTACGTTGTAATAGAGAAAGGTAACGTTAAATTGGTCCAGAGTAAAACCTAA
- a CDS encoding secondary thiamine-phosphate synthase enzyme YjbQ, with product MKVYFDDIYVSTARQFELVDITDQVEQIVEKSGIKNGICLIFVAHSTAAIVANEHERGLMEDILTKIKEFTEPSRSWKHNLIDDNAHAHLGATFLGAERVFPVREGKLVRGTWQNIFLVELDGPRSERHITVEILGE from the coding sequence ATGAAGGTGTACTTCGATGATATATACGTCTCTACAGCGAGGCAGTTTGAGTTAGTTGACATTACTGACCAAGTTGAGCAGATTGTGGAAAAGAGTGGTATAAAAAATGGGATTTGTCTAATATTCGTAGCCCACTCAACTGCGGCAATAGTTGCTAACGAACACGAAAGAGGTTTGATGGAGGACATTTTAACTAAGATAAAGGAGTTTACAGAACCTTCAAGAAGTTGGAAACATAATCTAATTGACGACAACGCACACGCCCACTTAGGGGCGACTTTTCTAGGAGCAGAAAGAGTATTCCCTGTTAGAGAAGGTAAATTAGTTAGAGGAACATGGCAGAATATATTTTTAGTGGAATTAGATGGTCCTAGAAGCGAGAGACATATCACAGTTGAGATTTTAGGAGAGTAA
- a CDS encoding GH12 family glycosyl hydrolase domain-containing protein: MNKLIPIFVVVIIVLGIIVSIEFGKFHQNASLTRSTERFTLFPAHNRPFSVLGNYSSNSADALAILNSSTNATLMVSPFLWNIGYALGNVNMTININYLHVAINLSQISKISSNVVDGYPGLMYGQELWWPFMYRTTQLQFLSLPMIVLRLPNFYSILNYSVYLINGSIDDFSYDIWLSQNPNITSLQYGDFEIMIWMYWNENLSHTPYFIYVGNMSIPTLINGKIENLSWEVYVLPRTGSANGWTGVYFLSPLKEPKAEFGVPIGYILKNMGSYIEKAGVNIYNVNTYYLDAIQVGMEFSDNQGTAIMGYYLYSWQIWLLS, translated from the coding sequence ATGAATAAGCTGATTCCTATATTTGTCGTGGTAATAATTGTACTAGGCATAATTGTGTCTATAGAATTTGGAAAGTTCCATCAAAATGCTAGCTTGACAAGAAGTACCGAAAGGTTCACTCTTTTCCCCGCTCATAATCGTCCTTTCAGTGTACTTGGTAACTATTCTAGTAATTCTGCAGATGCTTTAGCTATACTGAATTCATCAACAAATGCCACTTTGATGGTCTCGCCGTTCTTGTGGAATATAGGATACGCTCTAGGAAACGTCAATATGACCATAAATATCAACTATTTACACGTAGCCATAAACCTATCTCAAATAAGTAAGATATCATCAAATGTAGTTGATGGCTATCCGGGTTTAATGTATGGTCAAGAATTATGGTGGCCATTTATGTACAGAACCACACAACTTCAATTCCTATCCTTACCAATGATTGTTTTACGCTTACCAAACTTCTATTCGATTCTCAATTACTCCGTTTATCTTATTAACGGAAGTATCGACGACTTCTCCTATGATATTTGGCTTTCACAAAATCCAAACATAACTTCTTTACAATATGGCGATTTCGAAATAATGATTTGGATGTATTGGAATGAGAACTTGTCGCATACGCCATATTTCATATATGTTGGCAACATGAGCATTCCAACACTTATTAATGGTAAAATTGAGAACTTGAGTTGGGAAGTCTACGTCTTGCCTAGAACTGGCTCAGCTAACGGCTGGACGGGAGTTTACTTTCTATCACCCTTAAAAGAACCTAAGGCAGAATTCGGGGTGCCCATAGGTTATATATTAAAGAATATGGGTTCTTATATAGAAAAAGCTGGGGTAAATATATATAATGTAAACACGTACTATCTAGATGCAATACAAGTTGGCATGGAGTTTAGTGACAACCAAGGTACTGCAATAATGGGCTATTACTTGTATTCGTGGCAAATTTGGTTACTCTCCTAA
- a CDS encoding enoyl-CoA hydratase/isomerase family protein gives MTKILLEKRKDVCWITLNRPEKLNALDKESWSLLANHLGECNNDQSISAIVLTGNGRAFSAGDDINAMLELKDQKDALDFFNTLYSAVESLVDLKKPLVCAVNGLAYGGGCEILLFCDIVIAVKDATFSIPEGRLGLIPPIAISLGYLILGRSIARLALTGDSITAEEAKMIGLVDIVVANEDLLTEVERQLEKIKSIDRSSILTIKNWLRDDKEKIRKAVMELALMALGNSAKEKMKEFMNRKRS, from the coding sequence ATGACAAAAATCCTTTTGGAGAAGAGAAAAGACGTTTGTTGGATAACATTGAATAGACCTGAAAAGTTAAATGCGTTAGATAAGGAAAGCTGGAGTCTTTTAGCGAATCATTTAGGAGAATGTAACAATGATCAGTCAATTTCAGCGATAGTCTTAACAGGTAATGGAAGAGCTTTCTCTGCGGGAGATGACATAAACGCGATGTTAGAACTAAAAGATCAAAAGGATGCTCTAGATTTCTTCAACACATTATATAGCGCAGTGGAAAGCTTAGTGGATTTGAAAAAGCCACTAGTTTGTGCTGTTAACGGACTAGCTTATGGTGGTGGATGCGAGATACTCCTTTTCTGTGATATCGTAATTGCAGTTAAAGATGCTACTTTTTCCATTCCAGAGGGAAGGTTAGGATTAATTCCTCCAATCGCAATATCCTTGGGTTATTTAATTTTGGGTAGGTCAATTGCCAGGTTAGCATTGACTGGAGATTCTATAACTGCTGAAGAGGCTAAGATGATTGGACTGGTGGATATTGTTGTTGCAAATGAAGACCTCCTCACAGAAGTTGAGAGACAATTGGAAAAAATTAAAAGTATTGATAGGAGTTCTATTCTAACAATAAAAAATTGGTTAAGAGATGATAAGGAGAAGATAAGGAAGGCGGTTATGGAATTAGCGTTGATGGCGTTGGGTAATTCCGCAAAAGAGAAAATGAAGGAATTCATGAACAGAAAACGATCATAA
- a CDS encoding NAD(P)-dependent alcohol dehydrogenase — MRAVRLVEIGKPLSLQEIGVPKPKGPQVLIKVEAAGVCHSDVHMRQGRFGNLRIVEDLGVKLPVTLGHEIAGKIEEVGDEVVGYSKGDLVAVNPWQGEGNCYYCRIGEEHLCDSPRWLGINFDGAYAEYVIVPHYKYMYKLRRLNAVEAAPLTCSGITTYRAVRKASLDPTKTLLVVGAGGGLGTMAVQIAKAVSGATIIGVDVREEAVEAAKRAGADYVINASMQDPLAEIRRITESKGVDAVIDLNNSEKTLSVYPKALAKQGKYVMVGLFGADLHYHAPLITLSEIQFVGSLVGNQSDFLGIMRLAEAGKVKPMITKTMKLEEANEAIDNLENFKAIGRQVLIP, encoded by the coding sequence ATGAGAGCAGTTAGATTAGTAGAAATAGGAAAACCCCTTAGCTTACAAGAGATAGGTGTGCCTAAACCCAAAGGACCTCAAGTCTTAATAAAAGTAGAGGCAGCGGGAGTTTGTCATTCTGATGTGCACATGAGACAAGGAAGGTTTGGGAATTTAAGAATAGTGGAGGATTTGGGTGTAAAATTGCCCGTAACTTTAGGTCATGAGATTGCAGGAAAAATAGAGGAAGTTGGAGATGAAGTAGTTGGATATTCTAAGGGGGATCTAGTTGCAGTTAATCCTTGGCAGGGAGAAGGAAATTGCTACTATTGTAGAATAGGAGAGGAGCATCTGTGTGACTCTCCTAGATGGTTGGGGATTAATTTTGATGGAGCTTATGCAGAGTATGTAATAGTTCCTCATTATAAATATATGTATAAGCTGAGAAGACTTAACGCTGTAGAAGCAGCACCGTTAACTTGTTCTGGAATAACTACATATAGGGCAGTAAGAAAGGCATCTTTAGATCCAACTAAGACACTACTAGTAGTGGGTGCTGGAGGAGGCTTAGGCACAATGGCAGTGCAGATAGCCAAAGCTGTTAGTGGTGCAACGATAATAGGTGTGGATGTGAGGGAAGAGGCAGTGGAGGCTGCTAAGAGAGCTGGAGCTGACTACGTAATAAACGCATCAATGCAAGACCCCTTAGCGGAGATAAGAAGGATAACTGAAAGTAAGGGAGTGGATGCCGTAATAGACCTGAATAACTCTGAGAAAACGCTTTCAGTTTACCCTAAAGCTTTGGCAAAACAAGGTAAATACGTAATGGTGGGATTGTTTGGTGCAGATTTGCATTATCATGCACCTCTAATAACTTTATCAGAAATACAATTTGTAGGCAGTTTAGTTGGGAATCAATCAGACTTCTTGGGGATAATGAGATTAGCAGAGGCTGGTAAAGTCAAACCTATGATAACTAAAACTATGAAACTAGAAGAGGCAAATGAGGCTATTGATAATTTAGAGAATTTTAAGGCTATTGGAAGACAAGTACTCATACCATAA